One window of the Carnobacterium maltaromaticum DSM 20342 genome contains the following:
- a CDS encoding DUF916 and DUF3324 domain-containing protein gives MKKKFLIVLSIIFICIISFPKESQADSMAYSVKADIPENQIDKAKTYFDLKMAPGQRQEISLTVSNSGDEETSIFITPNNATTNQNGVIDYSEEKAKLDSTLKIPLTSIISGKQEVKLNPKETKQVTFVIQMPEKEYSGDILGGFYIQKKVDDTKAKKDESVQIKNQYSYVIGIRLNETDTMVSPKIKLNKVKPALENYRTAITANIQNTESKIINDLDINASVTKQDSTTVLHETNKKGLSMAPNSNFDYPISWDNEQLNPGKYTVHIKAKSGDADWNFDKNFEIKSDVSTKLNKEAVEVVKPEPNWIMIISIIVGIVILIGALLIFMIIKNEKKKRLELERRARLIRKKRKQQAKKREETKSKNSSTKSKVKKIQTKQKKEKNRTNKN, from the coding sequence ATGAAAAAAAAATTCCTGATAGTTTTATCTATAATCTTTATATGCATCATTAGTTTTCCAAAAGAAAGTCAAGCTGATTCAATGGCTTATTCAGTAAAAGCGGATATTCCAGAAAATCAAATTGATAAAGCGAAAACCTATTTTGATTTAAAAATGGCCCCGGGTCAAAGGCAAGAAATTAGTTTAACTGTATCAAATAGTGGAGATGAAGAAACGAGTATTTTTATCACTCCTAATAATGCCACAACAAATCAAAATGGTGTTATTGATTATAGCGAAGAAAAAGCAAAACTAGATTCTACCTTAAAAATACCATTAACATCCATTATTTCTGGTAAGCAAGAAGTGAAATTAAACCCAAAAGAAACAAAGCAAGTTACTTTTGTGATTCAAATGCCTGAAAAGGAATATAGTGGAGACATTTTGGGTGGCTTTTATATTCAAAAAAAAGTAGATGATACGAAAGCCAAAAAGGATGAGAGTGTTCAGATAAAGAATCAATACTCCTATGTTATCGGAATACGATTAAATGAAACAGATACTATGGTTTCTCCAAAAATAAAATTAAATAAAGTTAAACCAGCATTAGAGAATTACCGTACAGCTATAACTGCAAATATACAAAATACGGAATCAAAAATTATCAATGATTTAGATATAAATGCATCTGTAACTAAGCAAGATTCAACAACTGTTTTGCATGAAACTAATAAAAAAGGATTATCAATGGCACCAAATTCAAATTTTGATTATCCGATTAGTTGGGACAATGAACAACTAAATCCTGGTAAATATACTGTGCATATCAAAGCAAAATCAGGCGATGCAGATTGGAATTTTGATAAAAATTTTGAAATTAAATCAGATGTATCTACTAAACTAAATAAAGAAGCTGTGGAAGTTGTAAAACCTGAACCAAATTGGATAATGATTATTTCGATTATTGTAGGTATCGTGATTCTAATTGGGGCACTTCTTATTTTTATGATTATAAAAAATGAAAAGAAAAAACGTTTGGAGTTAGAACGCAGAGCGCGACTAATCAGAAAAAAACGTAAACAACAAGCAAAAAAAAGAGAAGAAACTAAAAGTAAAAATAGTTCAACCAAATCAAAAGTGAAAAAAATACAAACTAAACAAAAAAAGGAAAAAAATAGAACAAATAAAAACTAA